Proteins encoded together in one Chelonoidis abingdonii isolate Lonesome George chromosome 1, CheloAbing_2.0, whole genome shotgun sequence window:
- the LOC116823392 gene encoding olfactory receptor 51G2-like produces the protein MSAVNDTKFNSTVFLLNGIPGLEDVHLWISIPFCLIYVISIAGNSVILFIIKTDASLHEPMYIFLSMLAVTDLGLSIATMPTILGIYLFNSRGISLNACFAQLFFVHSLSKMESSVLLLMAFDRFIAICNPLRYASILTPPRIVKMGLVAVLRSVAVILPLPILLTRFRYCQDNVLSHSYCLHQDVMKVTCSDISVNSIYGLFVKVFTVGLDLFLIFLSYVMIVKTVLSVASHKECLRALNTCVSHLCAVVLFYVSDIGLTLIHRFGNSSTHLLQIILGYVYLLVPPLMNPIVYSMKSKYLCERIIRAFVK, from the coding sequence ATGTCAGCTGTCAATGACACCAAATTCAACTCTACAGTGTTCCTTCTCAACGGGATACCTGGGCTGGAAGACGTCCATCTCTGGATCTCTATCCCCTTCTGCTTAATATATGTTATTTCAATAGCTGGaaattcagtcattctgttcattataaaaacagatgCAAGCCTTCATGAAcccatgtacattttcctttccatgttggcCGTCACGGACCTTGGCTTATCGATAGCCACCATGCCGACGATACTGGGCATATACTTGTTTAACTCCAGGGGAATCAGCCTCAATGCCTGTTTTGCCCAGTTGTTCTTCGTCCACTCGCTTTCAAAAATGGAATCCTCCGTGCTCTTGTTGATGGCCTTTGACCGCTTCATTGCGATCTGTAACCCACTGAGATATGCCTCCATCTTAACCCCCCCAAGAATAGTCAAGATGGGACTGGTGGCTGTTCTAAGATCGGTTGCTGTAatactccccctccccattctccTGACACGGTTCCGATATTGTCAAGACAATGTCCTCTCCCATTCCTACTGCCTGCACCAGGACGTTATGAAGGTGACTTGTTCAGACATCTCAGTGAACAGCATCTATGGCTTGTTTGTTAAAGTCTTCACAGTTGGGTTGGACTTattcctcatcttcctctcttaTGTGATGATCGTCAAAACTGTGCTGAGTGTTGCATCCCACAAAGAGTGCCTGAGGGCCCTGAACACCTGTGTCTCTCACCTCTGCGCTGTCGTGCTCTTCTACGTATCAGACATCGGCCTGACTTTGATACACAGATTTGGAAATAGCTCTACTCACTTACTTCAGATTATCCTGGGCTATGTCTACCTGCTGGTCCCGCCCCTCATGAACCCAATTGTGTACAGCATGAAAAGCAAATACCTTTGTGAGAGGATAATCAGGGCATTTGTCAAGTGA
- the LOC116823398 gene encoding olfactory receptor 51G1-like — protein MYIFLSMLAVTDLGLLTATMPTILGIFLFNSREISLDACFAQLFFIHLFSFIESSVLLLMAFDRFVAICNPLRYAAILTLPRIPKMGLMVVLRSVVLTFPLPFLLKRFQYCRDNVLSHSYCLYSEVVKAACSDFTVNIISGLCVRILTMRLDSFLIFLSYVMILKTVLNIASHKECLRVLNTCVSHLCAILLFYISDIGLALTHRFENSSSYFFQILLGYVNLLVPPMINPTVYSVKSKHLRVRIIRAFVK, from the coding sequence atgtacattttcctttccatgttggcTGTCACAGACCTTGGCTTATTGACAGCCACCATGCCGACGATACTGGGCATATTCTTGTTTAACTCTAGGGAGATCAGCCTCGATGCCTGTTTtgcccagctgttcttcatccacttGTTTTCATTCATTGAATCCTCTGTGCTGTTGTTGATGGCATTTGACCGCTTCGTTGCTATCTGTAACCCACTGAGATATGCTGCCATCCTAACCCTGCCGAGAATACCTAAAATGGGACTGATGGTTGTGCTAAGATCGGTGGTCCTAACATTCCCACTCCCCTTTCTCCTAAAAAGGTTCCAATACTGTCGAGACAATGTCCTCTCCCATTCTTACTGTCTGTACTCAGAGGTCGTGAAGGCGGCTTGTTCAGACTTCACAGTCAACATCATCTCTGGCTTGTGTGTTAGAATCTTAACGATGAGGTTGGACtccttcctcatcttcctctcttaTGTGATGATCCTCAAAACAGTGCTGAACATCGCATCCCACAAGGAGTGCCTGAGGGTCCTGAATACCTGCGTCTCCCACCTCTGCGCCATCCTGCTTTTCTACATATCAGACATCGGTCTGGCTCTGACACACAGATTTGAGAACAGCTCTTCTTACTTTTTTCAGATTCTCCTCGGCTATGTCAACTTGCTGGTCCCACCTATGATAAATCCAACTGTGTATAGCGTGAAAAGCAAACATCTTCGTGTGAGGATAATCAGGGCATTCGTCAAATGA